One genomic segment of Helianthus annuus cultivar XRQ/B chromosome 14, HanXRQr2.0-SUNRISE, whole genome shotgun sequence includes these proteins:
- the LOC118486401 gene encoding uncharacterized protein LOC118486401 encodes MKTGMHLRFFWASPLFNLRRLFNLNFAMANVFNVKFFKNGNWQHNGEGYKYVGQTIATALKPLPMDINYSQFLSALTIALDIQPGTHFEVTYPRKTSAKVEFPILIDNPQAFEDIKEFVGGGGYSTVLPTAEVIPPRRPPPSKPESGGKSATVGALGTSKTRTRHLRVRMRAGGHWADTQWLYQGICVRVGT; translated from the coding sequence GGCTTCACCCTTGTTCAACCTACGGCGGCTGTTCAACCTCAATTTCGCAATGGCGAACGTGTTTAATGTCAAGTTCTTTAAGAATGGAAACTGGCAGCACAACGGTGAAGGGTACAAATATGTTGGGCAAACTATCGCCACAGCACTTAAACCACTTCCGATGGACATCAACTATTCGCAGTTTCTCAGCGCATTAACCATTGCGTTGGACATTCAACCAGGCACTCATTTTGAAGTGACGTATCCAAGAAAAACAAGTGCAAAAGTTGAATTTCCGATTCTCATAGACAACCCCCAAGCGTTTGAAGATATCAAGGaatttgtggggggggggggatattccacggtcctcccaaccgccgaggtgatcccacctcgcagaccgccacccagcaagcctgagtctgggggtaaatccgctaccgtaggggcattgggaacgagcaagactcgaacccgccacctccgggttagaatgcgggctggtggccattgggctgacacccaatggttatATCAAGGAATTTGTGTCCGAGTGGGGACATGA
- the LOC110906864 gene encoding uncharacterized mitochondrial protein AtMg00810-like, which yields MEMIEQLKNSMKNEFEMTDLGILHYFLGMEVNYDNGNISLTQHKYAKNLLKKFNMEGCHEISTPMEYGLQLSKNDPSEEINQNLYRSLVGSLIYLTNTRPDITFSVNKISQFMERPKQNHWEAGKRILRYIKGTLNHGIVYSKGSKGKLVGFSDNDYAGSVDESKSTSGYVFHFGSGAIA from the coding sequence ATGGAGATGATAGAACAATTAAAGAATTCAATGAAAAATGAATTCGAAATGACTGATTTAGGAATTCTtcattattttcttggcatggaAGTTAACTATGACAATGGAAATATCAGCTTAACACAACATAAATATGCTAAGAATTTGTTGAAGAAATTTAATATGGAAGGATGTCATGAAATCTCAACTCCAATGGAATATGGGCTTCAGTTATCTAAGAATGATCCCAGTGAAGAGATAAATCAGAACTTGTATCGGAGTTTGGTTGGATCACTTATATACCTGACTAATACAAGACCTGATATAACGTTCTCGGTAAACAAGATCAGTCAGTTTATGGAAAGACCAAAACAGAATCATTGGGAAGCAGGGAAAAGAATACTGAGATATATCAAAGGAACGTTGAATCATGGGATAGTTTACTCAAAAGGAAGCAAAGGAAAGTTGGTTGGTTTTAGTGATAATGATTATGCAGGAAGTGTAGATGAGAGCAAAAGCACGTCAGGATACGTATTCCATTTCGGATCAGGTGCAATAGCATGA
- the LOC118486402 gene encoding protein FAR1-RELATED SEQUENCE 5-like codes for MYNIKHLWVPAYFRELPMCCLMKTTSRCESSNAAFKVNSTSANTLVQFMMCFENRVDSQRYWQRVSEYKTSSTMFTGNTDLAIEQHAFAIYKNAIFAQVQKEIIKGKFLCYITNQTESSNSSLLIDVTHLDKRNNITNVYQVTYNTVDQSASCSCRNFTRIGYLCRHVLCVYQLKNVERIPPQYINDRWRRDALPKQVFSISSRYGVNPHAPSVMRNEILDLVNECVDVARTDEDSLAKLVDQLRDFKINVLSKQPLSTIQNESNECEMEEIVGQPINIPVEVANPEVARNKGCGTHTRISGPGEKAKEKPPKRPKQVRLCKRCGLYVDDHDSRNCVKVAAMKAAKAVAE; via the exons ATGTACAACATCAAGCATCTTTGGGTACCAGCGTACTTCAGGGAACTACCCATGTGTTGCTTAATGAAGACCACTTCACGCTGCGAAAGCTCTAACGCTGCCTTCAAGGTCAACTCAACAAGCGCAAACACCCTTGTACAATTTATGATGTGCTTTGAAAATAGGGTAGACAGCCAACGATATTGGCAACGTGTATCGGAGTACAAAACCTCATCCACGATGTTCACGGGCAATACTGATTTGGCGATAGAACAGCACGCGTTCGCCATTTACAAAAACGCTATTTTCGCGCAAGTTCAAAAGGAGATAATTAAAGGGAAGTTTTTATGCTACATCACAAACCAAACCGAGTCCAGTAATTCCAGTCTTTTGATAGACGTCACTCATTTGGATAAAAGGAACAACATCACAAACGTCTATCag GTTACGTATAACACTGTAGACCAATCCGCCAGTTGCTCATGCAGGAATTTCACACGTATCGGATATCTGTGTCGCCATGTCTTGTGCGTCTATCAATTGAAAAATGTTGAAAGGATTCCACCCCAATACATAAACGATAGGTGGCGTCGAGATGCCCTCCCTAAACAGGTTTTTTCAATTTCCAGCCGATACGGAGTCAACCCACACGCACCGTCCGTTATGCGGAATGAAATCCTCGACCTCGTTAATGAATGCGTTGATGTGGCCAGAACCGATGAGGATTCGTTGGCAAAATTGGTTGACCAACTCAGGGATTTCAAGATCAATGTGCTTTCCAAGCAACCATTGTCTACAATTCAAAATGAATCAAACGAGTGTGAAATGGAAGAAATAGTTGGGCAACCAATCAACATTCCAGTCGAAGTTGCTAATCCAGAAGTTGCACGCAATAAAGGATGTGGTACTCATACTCGCATTTCTGGGCCCGGTGAGAAGGCAAaggaaaaaccaccaaaacgtcCAAAGCAGGTTCGTTTATGCAAGCGTTGTGGTCTGTATGTCGACGACCACGACTCACGCAACTGCGTTAAGGTGGCTGCAATGAAAGCAGCAAAGGCAGTTGCTGAATAA